In Danio aesculapii chromosome 17, fDanAes4.1, whole genome shotgun sequence, the sequence ataaaaaacaaaaaaaaaaaacaatggtaagGAATTGTTCATTTTTCGAGTGGAGACATCCCATCTCAGGGTTTTTGTGCTGCTGTAAGCGAGACATGGAGCATGTAGCACCTGACTGAACATTTGAATGTGCCTGAAATATTCCAAAGCTCCATTCTCATTCAACCCTTACGAGAAACGTCCTTCCTGCAGACTGGTGAAATCTGCAATTTCAAGGGAGGGGGCGCACACACTCAGAACAAGAGCTACATAATCAGGCCATAAAGAaggaagaaatatatatattaaagataaAAAGAAACAGTGGTCCATTCACCCCAACACTCGACCCCCAGGCACTTGTCTTTTTTTTCATATCTTTTCCTGTTTTTCGCTTTAAGCCGGTCTACAAAGACAGTTGTTAAAGGTCTAAGCATGACACTTGTGAACTTTAGTTAGTTATGAAAGAGTGTCCTTGAGAAGAGTGGCGATTTATGAGGGGGGAGGAAGGGCGCAGGTTCTTCCTTAACCATGCCACCAGCTCCGCTACACTTGACTACAGCTGTGGCACCTGGCACAACGGTCTCATACCGCTCACGATTAGCATTTTGCTAATCCACTTCCTACTCTGCGAGTTTGGCACAGTCACACCAGGAACATAGCAGGGGCTTGACATGATGTGGCCCGGAAAACAGAAGGGTCTTGAGGCCGGGACAGTTTTAGCTTGTTCTGGTTAAAAAGAGTATTCAAAAAGAGAAAGATCCCTTAATTCACTGCATCGGTTTCAGAGCGGAAGTGATACAAGGAAGGAACTGTACGGCTTCTAGGGGGCCAGAGAAATGGCGAGAGGTGGAAGGAGTGCTACCATCACATCCTCTCAAGACTGCTGCATGCAGTGTAAAGGGGGACGGGGGTCTGGCTCAGTGCACTTTAGTCATCGGAGATGGAAAGCCTGCTGAAGATGGGCAGTCGGCGAGTGGTGTCAAGGACGGGAGATTCAGATCCACTTAGACTTCCACTTGAGCTGCTCTGGTAGCCCTCTTGGTCAGAAAGAGAGTCTGGTTGACTGGATGGAGACTCGTAGAGGTTTGGAGACTCTGACATTGCCCTGAAGTAGTAAGGGGTTGATGTTGGCGAAGGCGGCGCCTGGGAGGAAGGGTCAGAACAGGACAAAGGTGCATTACCCAGGCTGGGGCTGAAGAAGTTGGCCAGCTCCTGGCTGGAATACGTGAAGGGGTTGCTGCTAGGCCACTCGGGCAGCTCATCGAGGGAAAATATAGGTGGAGGGGTGACTGAGGTGGGGCTGTCCCTCAAACCTCCAGAGCTGGGGAACCCCGCGAAGCTGTAGCTGTGTTGCAGCCTCGGCCTCTCCATCTTGTTGGAAGCCGACAGGGGAGACGGGGTTGGAGGAGGCCCTCTGCGTTCTTCTGCATTGTGGATGAAGTGGCAGCGCGGGCCATAGGGGCAGAAGCCAATGGTGTGGAATGTGCGGCAAAGCTCAGTCTTGTACTTGGGATGGCGACTCAAGCTACGCAACTCATGAATGCCATGGGCAAACTGGCACTTGTCACCGTACTTGCAGGCTCCATTTTCCTCGAATGGCCTACATAACTCTGTCTTGTAGCGGCTCGAGTTGACCTGGCTGTTGGGGCCTCCAGGGCCCGAACACTTCTGTAGCAGGCGATCCCCTGTCTCTGAGAAAGAGCGGTCTCGGAGTCGGTTCTCTTTGTTGCTGCTGCCAGTGGTTCCTGTCCCCGAACCAAGCAGGGATGGATCTGCCTTAGCAATGTTCAAGAACTGGTTTTGGTTGAGTTTGGTGTTAGCCGAAGTGACAGAGTGCCGGCGCTGGTAAACCCCACCAGTAGAGGGTGTCCCCACAGCCTTCCTGTCCAGCAGGCACCCAGTGGGGTTAGAGATGGACAGACTAGTCCCAGTGCAAGGGACAGAGACAGGGTGCGGAGAACTGAGGATGTTATTATTGTAGTTCAGCATTTTGTTCTAAAAAAGgaaagacagaagaaaaaaaaaaaaacatgaattttttTTGCAAGCCACAATGTGGTTGGCACGTCTCAACTGTTTTGCACTGGCTTTGTGTTATACCCATGAGTAAATACAGGCCTAAACAACTGCTAGTTTGGCTTGATGCCCACTTAGTGAACGCTTGACTGCCTCAGAAATGCAAAGACTGCTGTGCGTGTCTGATGAATAAAAACTGAACAACTTGTACAGTTTCAGAGGCGAGAAAACTTTGTTTGCATACATGGACACTGATGACCCTGTCTGATTTTAACATTATCATCATGTAGTTTATATGCAGTACATAGATGTGTGTACATAAAATGGATTCCTAAACTTTCACACTTATCTAgacagtatattattattatttttattattattattattattactactactattaagcACACAGCAAAAACTTAGtcatttaaataatagttttgaAAAGggtaacaaaaatatacacactaAAGTCTTTATGATACATCTGTacagcacagaaaaaaaacacattaacttCACTGACAAATGATGTCCGACTGCAGCTATGGTTTAACCACATAAATAGACTCATATACAGCTTGACTCACTGTTTTTCTAAGTCACTCCTCTTAGTCAAAGTTTAAGTCAATGAAATCATGGGACAGCCCTGACTTACCACAGATTCATACACCATTCAAGTTTTTACACCCAAACAAGACAATTAAAACGATTTTCTTAGAGATGAGTAGTTTTTCTCTCTATTTTATAGGTAGTGAAACCGGTTGTTCCAAACTTCAGTTGGTAAACAGATCAAAAGGAAGCTAACTGAAACACACATGGGTAGCTGAGTGAATACCTCTGTAAGGAATAataaagtgtgatttaaaaataataataataataataataataataataataataataaagcatttagTCTGTGGTTATGCATGTATAATCTCaacttaaattcagtttacttaatGAAAGTGTACTTGAATCACACTGAGTTAGCATTTTGAATCAACTTATAGAGGTaaacgagttattaaaatgataaaatggtTCAAGTCAATAGCAAGACTTAAAAACCACCACACCACACTTTAAAACATCTATAAACACACTATCCTCTTTTGTTGTAAAATCACAGTCGTGGATTCTCCATACCAAGCCCAAAGGAGGAACTTTACTGGCTGCAAAACTCTAATCTTTGGTCTTGTCCATTTGGTCTcgattttaaatgagtaaaagCAGTACTGTTGTATTTCTTAGCGACTTAAATTCGCCTAAAACCACGCATTTAATCCTAGAAAGAAAGCCTGCCTGAACATTCCACAACACAAACTGATCCAGCTGAAACTTTTCTCCATACCTTGTTGTTGATCACTTCGCTGAAGTCGAAGAAAGGCGACACCACGGCTGTGGTCATCTTCCAATCGAGGATAAATAAACAGCGGAATAAAAAGCGGAAACTTCAAACTGTAACAAGCTAGTTCTGGCTGTGTAAACTTGTGTTGCCCTAAAAGAAACCCCCTCTGTCTTGCTCCTCCGTGGCCGCGCTGCATTTCCTTTTAACCCAAATGCAGGAGGAGCTTCGGAAGCGTCACTACATATGGGCGTTTCTCTGTTGCTCCGTttcaagttttcattttttttcttcttcccttCTTGCTTTCACTCGCGCATAGAAGTTGCAACGCAGTTTAAAAGTTTAGTGGAGCTCTTCTGCTGTTCATTAATAAATCAGCGGCGTTGTGTGTAGTTGTTTGTTCCCATGGCTGAAACAATATTGTTTACGTTTTGCGTATGTTCAACGCCTGTAATTGCAACTCACACATATAATGTGATAAACGTATAATCAAATATGCACATATTTTCAGCTAAACTTTAGTTTGGGAATCTGCAACGCTAAACTTAAATGAAAGGCAAGTACTAACAATAATGcacaataacttttatttaaaacaatcatgGGGGAATTTTGTGCATGAATGCATTAATACACACTTAATAATCACCAATTGTATTTCATTGTAGAAGTGTTACTTTTGCTGGTCCAGTGGAAAGTGTTACATTGGTAAATAAGgtatatttttacacattctgTCACCTCGAGTGATCCCAGCaagcatttattgttttttaaagatgtctaatagatatctaatagacgtctaaatatagttgtcttggctaaaacaaggataaatttgggctgtcattgaaaatctaataaataaagtatatttttacacattcGGTCACACCGAGTGATCCCagtaagcatttttttatttttaaaatatgtctaatAGGCATCTAAACATAGGATAAGACaattaaatttgggctgtcattgaaaatctaatagacgtctaataataggccaaaactagactatcatcaaataaacagaaatgatcatgactacacatataaagtctgtctaatctgtctatttgacgactagtatagttttgggctattcttaagtctgttagattttttttcactgtCAGCCCAAGCCTTAGCCAATTGtcttgtttagatgtctattagacgtctattaaacacaaatgtGTTTGCTGCTATTATTCATGCAAGTGCGAGTacttttgcattaaaatgtacCATAACAAATCGAAATGCTGTATAAAATTCAGTGGAGTAGCCTGCTTTGAGACCAACATCAAAATGCACATTAGTCAGGACAGACCCCCTCCCGCAGCCCACCCGAGCAATCCATGACAGGGCAAGAACTGCACCCTTCGTCTACACTGAGTCATTCTGTATTTGTGTTACAGCTGAGGAAGAACAGCACCACTTGGACAAAAGTTTTTCAGAGATGTTGGAGGAGGGGACAGATTTTACTGGGGATGTTTGCAGCGATGCCCTGGGCTGTGTGGGGCGGGGGAGCGAGCACGTAGGGGAGGAAGGGGTCACAATACCCCCCTCCTTC encodes:
- the zfp36l1a gene encoding mRNA decay activator protein ZFP36L1a, translated to MTTAVVSPFFDFSEVINNKNKMLNYNNNILSSPHPVSVPCTGTSLSISNPTGCLLDRKAVGTPSTGGVYQRRHSVTSANTKLNQNQFLNIAKADPSLLGSGTGTTGSSNKENRLRDRSFSETGDRLLQKCSGPGGPNSQVNSSRYKTELCRPFEENGACKYGDKCQFAHGIHELRSLSRHPKYKTELCRTFHTIGFCPYGPRCHFIHNAEERRGPPPTPSPLSASNKMERPRLQHSYSFAGFPSSGGLRDSPTSVTPPPIFSLDELPEWPSSNPFTYSSQELANFFSPSLGNAPLSCSDPSSQAPPSPTSTPYYFRAMSESPNLYESPSSQPDSLSDQEGYQSSSSGSLSGSESPVLDTTRRLPIFSRLSISDD